The genomic interval ATTATCATGtgaaaaaccatattatatcattcatatttaacataaaataaaaaaacataaaacaaatcaattaattaaattttccgAACACCATACTTATTATATTCTTGTGCAGAAGATTGTCATTCTCAGAGATAAATGCTCCCCAACATATTTAATCCTCTGCACTGCATAATAATCACAAAGAAAAAGGGGGAAAatagataaattttaaaatattaatgatattattaatattattatttcccCAGTAGATAAAGCagtgaatttttgtttttattggtGTGATGTTTCACTTCTTTGGGAAGAACTCCTCCAGAAACCAGTGGTGTAAAATTTATTCCACATCTCCTTCTCCAGTTCCAGCACTTCTTTGTTATCCAACCCCGATTCCAGAGAATTAACAATGGCGACGGGGCTTGATACCGGATGAATTTGTTGCTCATTCTCATCGCAGCCGCACTTCCGCGGCGGCAGTAGCCCTTTCTTCATCAGCCTGCGGAGGCGCTTACGCCTCAAGGCCTTCCGGCACAGCCCTGCCGGAACCTTGTACACAGCCAGCACGAGGAGGTTGACAAGACCACATGGGCAGCAGCAGCACACTGCCGCGCATTCCGCCGTGGTCCCTCCCGCCACCTCCGCCAGCCTCACCTTCCTCAAGCCACCCCGGGATGAATAGTCCGAGCTCTGCAACAGAGGCTGCCGCCTGTCCACCACTGAACCCGGCTGGCGCAACACGACTTGCCTCATCATTTCGACTATTTTGATTTCCTCTTCCTTAATTCCGCTGTTGTTTCCGAATCCCAAATTCTTCCCCACGCGAAAACAGCAATTTTAACTTCCGAAACCTTTCAaaactatattaaaaaataaaggaaaaatccCAGGGAAAAAACACATAAATTCTATACAACCCAAATGAGAAGATCGATCCAATGAACAAAATATAAAGATCGAAACTGAAAAATACCAGGAAATGGAATGTCAAAGAATTTCGCTACAAAAAGTGGGGAACAAGCGATGCGCCATGCTCAGAGGCAAGGTAGAATCGGCGGCGGGGATACAGAAAGAACACGGCCAATGTTGGGAGGAGGACGGGCTATTTTCCTTAGTTATTGGATTATTTAAGGAGTCCTCCAAAAAGACAGGGAAATTCTTCGAGCGTTTTACCCTCGGAGTTTTGACAAATTCAACCAACGCCTCTCATTGAACGGTTCCCCCTatttatctaattttttttcccactattattattattattattattattattattatcaattaCAATAGTTTATAtccgttttcttttcttttcttccctttttaacatgacaaaaacttgtgtgagacggtctcacgggtcgtatttgtgagacgaatctcttatttggatcatccattaaacagtattactttttatgctaagagtattacttttaattataaatatgggtaaggttgatccgtctcacgattaagatccgtgagacggtctcacatgaaacccaCTCTTTTAACATATATGGATATGAATGAATACGATACATATATAACGAATGATACAGATTTTGTCTTGGGTCTGCGTGAAATTATAGAAGGGTGAATCTAACTGATAAATCCAATACAAAaacttttataaaataatttcacGAAAAATTTGTGATGTGAATATTTATCTCATTaaactcatgaaaaaatattagtttttcatacataaatattaaatttcatTACGGATATAAATCGAATCGATCAATCTcactaatataaatttatgaGATCGTCTCGCTGAAAACATAATTTACATACAATGTGTTAAATGAGCGCCAATACAAGTTTGTTATACCGACCATGAGAGCAACTCCAACGCTGCGCCAAAATGGTGTAAAACACCATTTTGGCGCAGCTTTCAGAGCTCCAACGGGGCTGCGCTATTTCACCAAAATAGGGCAGCCCCTCTCTCCCTGCGCCAAATTTGGCACAGGGGTCTTTTATTTAAtcctaaaaaatttaaaaaatataattgttgatttttaaacaatttctttatttatattaattattaatatttaaaaactaatttgatttaatgatttttaattaatataatttaatacaa from Primulina eburnea isolate SZY01 chromosome 17, ASM2296580v1, whole genome shotgun sequence carries:
- the LOC140817867 gene encoding uncharacterized protein, which encodes MMRQVVLRQPGSVVDRRQPLLQSSDYSSRGGLRKVRLAEVAGGTTAECAAVCCCCPCGLVNLLVLAVYKVPAGLCRKALRRKRLRRLMKKGLLPPRKCGCDENEQQIHPVSSPVAIVNSLESGLDNKEVLELEKEMWNKFYTTGFWRSSSQRSETSHQ